A genomic region of Papaver somniferum cultivar HN1 chromosome 7, ASM357369v1, whole genome shotgun sequence contains the following coding sequences:
- the LOC113296363 gene encoding cyclin-dependent protein kinase inhibitor SMR6-like: MGLSMKSRVLAEGKEAEGNKKWVVAGILVRTPLKAINTNKKIEDGDDEEQGCSATTTTSVEAKINSERLLCPPAPRKRRPSLKFHSNNKAMNFFPPELESIFLSNF, translated from the coding sequence ATGGGTTTAAGCATGAAGTCTCGGGTACTAGCAGAGGGAAAAGAAGCTGAAGGAAATAAGAAATGGGTAGTGGCTGGAATACTAGTTAGAACTCCATTGAAAGCAATTAATACAAATAAGAAGATTGAGGATGGTGATGACGAAGAGCAAGGGTGTTCAGCTACAACTACAACATCAGTTGAGGCAAAAATTAATTCTGAGAGATTATTATGTCCACCAGCTCCAAGAAAGCGAAGACCTTCATTGAAGTTTCACTCTAATAATAAGGCTATGAATTTCTTTCCTCCAGAGTTGGAATCTATTTTTTTAtccaatttttga